One Pyrococcus furiosus DSM 3638 genomic window, AATTGGCGCAGATTTTCCAGAAACGTATCCAATGCTGATGAGTAGAAGATTAACTCCGGTCTCCATGATACTCAGGCCTATAAGGATTTTTAGCAGGTTCTTCTTAACTAGCACGGCATAGAGACCGATGAGAATGAGGCTTATTGCACCGAAATAGTAAGAGGAGATCATTCTTTCACCTCCTCCTTGAGCATGTTGTCCACGATTCCACTGAGCTCCGTTCCCACCTTTATGCCAATCAAAGTGTAAATTATTGGTATGAATCCTCCGCTGAAGAGTCTACCTATGTTCTCATGTCCCCATCCCCATGTTTGCCAAATC contains:
- a CDS encoding NADH-quinone oxidoreductase subunit K; this translates as MISSYYFGAISLILIGLYAVLVKKNLLKILIGLSIMETGVNLLLISIGYVSGKSAPILSEGVTASNAVDPIPQALVLTAIVIGVATTAMALSVAILLYEKYGTLNIEEIRRLRG